A single window of Streptomyces cathayae DNA harbors:
- a CDS encoding cytochrome P450: MVTPPTSGIDLFADEVVLDPYPVYAELREQGSVVHLQRNDVYALTRYDVVRDALADWESFSSTSIAFNPMANEALAGTSLASDPPVHTQLRATLTENLSPRALRGLKGGIEKKADALVAELVETGSFEAIDALARAFPLEVVADLIGFTGHVRDNMLRWGQAAMQVLGPMNQRTAENFPVAGELYGWCSQVKADDLTEGSVGRGIFEAEARGAIPPDTAGHIIHQYLGAGVDTTIAAIGNIVALFAQHPDQLALVREDPSLVPAAFNEALRFWSPINAWGRRATKDVEIDGTVIPAGAQIAVLLGAGNRDPRHYENPDAFLVERNPVDHLSFGYGPHGCAGQGLARLEAHAVIDALSRRVERLVVGPEVRVPSNTTRSIEELPVLEVIPA; the protein is encoded by the coding sequence ATGGTCACTCCACCCACCTCCGGTATCGACCTCTTCGCCGACGAGGTCGTGCTCGATCCCTACCCCGTCTACGCCGAACTGCGGGAGCAGGGTTCTGTCGTTCATCTTCAGAGGAACGACGTCTACGCGCTGACACGATACGACGTCGTCCGGGACGCGCTCGCGGACTGGGAGTCGTTCTCCTCGACCTCGATCGCCTTCAACCCGATGGCCAACGAGGCGCTCGCCGGCACCTCGCTCGCCTCCGACCCGCCGGTGCACACCCAGCTGCGCGCCACGCTCACCGAGAACCTCTCCCCGCGGGCGCTGCGTGGTCTCAAGGGCGGGATCGAGAAGAAGGCGGACGCTCTGGTCGCCGAACTCGTCGAGACGGGTTCCTTCGAGGCGATCGACGCCCTCGCCCGTGCCTTCCCGCTGGAGGTCGTGGCGGACCTGATCGGTTTCACCGGTCACGTGCGCGACAACATGCTGCGCTGGGGGCAGGCCGCCATGCAGGTCCTCGGCCCGATGAACCAGCGTACGGCCGAGAACTTCCCCGTAGCCGGCGAGCTCTACGGATGGTGCTCCCAGGTCAAGGCCGACGACCTGACCGAGGGCTCCGTGGGCCGCGGCATCTTCGAGGCCGAGGCGCGCGGCGCCATTCCGCCGGACACGGCCGGCCACATCATCCACCAGTACCTCGGCGCCGGCGTCGACACCACCATCGCGGCGATCGGCAACATCGTCGCCCTCTTCGCCCAGCACCCCGACCAGCTCGCCCTGGTCCGCGAGGACCCGTCGCTGGTACCGGCGGCGTTCAACGAGGCGCTGCGCTTCTGGTCTCCCATCAACGCCTGGGGCCGGCGTGCCACCAAGGACGTCGAGATCGACGGGACCGTCATCCCCGCGGGCGCGCAGATCGCCGTCCTGCTCGGCGCCGGCAACCGCGACCCCCGGCACTACGAGAACCCGGACGCCTTCCTCGTCGAACGCAATCCGGTCGACCACCTGTCGTTCGGCTACGGCCCGCACGGCTGCGCGGGCCAGGGACTCGCCCGCCTGGAGGCCCACGCGGTGATCGACGCGCTGTCCCGGCGCGTCGAGCGCCTCGTCGTCGGACCCGAGGTCCGCGTTCCCAGCAACACCACCCGGAGCATCGAGGAGCTCCCCGTCCTGGAGGTGATCCCGGCATGA
- a CDS encoding SAM-dependent methyltransferase — MHTGKQLSTEIDATVPTAARMYDYYLGGKDNYSADRAAVEELDKVVPSTRRLALNNRRFLQRVVRVLTQDYGIRQYLDHGSGLPTQDNVHQVAQRIDPTTHVVYVDNDPMVLVHGRALLEQDERTVVIQADMRETDEIFGHAETQRLIDFSQPACVLFNSVFHCIPDSDTDGPLAVARRVRERLAPGSFLVMCQLVSEDAEVRKSVTEFMDQATQGHWGRVRQESEVQSYFEGLEILEPGLVEVSTWRPDTEVAPRQLTQEWIEFGGVGRIPL; from the coding sequence ATGCACACCGGCAAGCAGCTGTCCACCGAGATCGACGCAACAGTGCCGACGGCCGCGCGTATGTACGACTACTACCTGGGCGGCAAGGACAACTACTCGGCCGACCGTGCCGCCGTGGAAGAGCTCGACAAGGTGGTCCCCAGCACCCGCCGCCTGGCCCTGAACAACCGGCGCTTCCTCCAGCGGGTCGTCCGGGTCCTCACCCAGGACTACGGGATCCGGCAGTACCTCGACCACGGCTCCGGTCTGCCCACCCAGGACAACGTCCACCAGGTCGCCCAGCGCATCGACCCGACCACCCATGTGGTGTACGTCGACAACGACCCGATGGTGCTGGTGCACGGGCGCGCCCTGCTGGAGCAGGACGAGCGCACCGTGGTCATACAGGCCGACATGCGGGAGACCGACGAGATCTTCGGCCACGCCGAGACGCAGCGCCTGATCGACTTCTCTCAGCCGGCCTGCGTGCTGTTCAACTCCGTGTTCCACTGCATCCCGGACAGCGACACCGACGGCCCGCTCGCCGTGGCCCGCCGGGTCCGTGAACGGCTCGCACCGGGCAGCTTCCTGGTGATGTGCCAGCTGGTCAGCGAGGACGCCGAAGTCCGCAAGTCCGTCACGGAGTTCATGGACCAGGCGACCCAGGGGCACTGGGGCCGGGTGCGGCAGGAGAGCGAGGTCCAGTCGTACTTCGAGGGCCTGGAGATCCTGGAGCCCGGCCTGGTGGAGGTCTCCACCTGGCGCCCGGACACGGAGGTGGCGCCCCGTCAGCTCACCCAGGAGTGGATCGAGTTCGGGGGCGTGGGACGGATCCCGCTGTAG
- a CDS encoding helix-turn-helix domain-containing protein, with amino-acid sequence MSATSHRISRLEPYLDRPEPAPTLLKMLVGVQLAGFREDAQLAQDQAARSVGFSAAKLSRIESGKGRRPPTESDVRALLELYGTDDYEISVLLKLLRRAGEPGWWQRYDKRLMPEWFDRLVGLQEAAATIRTFEIQYVPGLLQTAAYTRAVVERGLPNAPAGEVLRRVELRMRRAELLLREGAPQLWAVIDESVLLRVLGSVEVMREQLEHLARMAERPNVTVQIVPLDVTNASAPAIPVTYLRFDGLDLPDVVYLEHIKSANFLEDRDETEEYRVALDRLADEALRPRDSLDLLRATIEGRYPPPRSVPHSEA; translated from the coding sequence ATGTCCGCCACCTCGCACCGAATCTCCCGCCTGGAACCCTACCTGGACCGCCCCGAGCCGGCTCCGACTCTGCTGAAGATGCTGGTCGGTGTGCAGTTGGCGGGCTTTCGCGAGGACGCCCAGCTGGCCCAGGACCAGGCGGCGCGCTCCGTCGGCTTCAGTGCGGCGAAGCTGTCCCGCATCGAGTCCGGCAAGGGGCGCCGCCCACCCACCGAGAGCGACGTCCGGGCGCTGCTGGAGCTGTACGGCACCGACGACTACGAGATCTCGGTGCTCCTCAAACTGCTCCGGCGTGCCGGGGAGCCGGGCTGGTGGCAGAGGTACGACAAGCGGCTGATGCCCGAGTGGTTCGACCGGCTGGTCGGACTGCAGGAGGCCGCCGCCACCATCCGCACCTTCGAGATCCAGTACGTTCCCGGCCTGCTGCAGACGGCCGCCTACACCCGAGCGGTGGTGGAGCGCGGCCTGCCCAACGCCCCGGCCGGCGAGGTGCTGCGTCGCGTGGAACTGCGCATGCGGCGCGCGGAGTTGTTGCTGCGCGAAGGGGCTCCGCAGCTGTGGGCGGTCATCGACGAGTCGGTTCTGCTGCGTGTACTGGGCAGCGTCGAGGTGATGCGCGAGCAGCTCGAACACCTCGCGCGGATGGCGGAGCGCCCCAACGTCACGGTGCAGATCGTGCCGTTGGACGTGACCAACGCCTCGGCCCCCGCCATCCCGGTGACGTATCTGCGCTTCGACGGTCTCGATCTGCCCGACGTGGTCTACCTGGAGCACATCAAGAGCGCCAACTTCCTCGAGGACCGCGACGAGACGGAGGAGTACCGGGTCGCGCTGGACCGCCTCGCCGACGAGGCCCTGAGGCCCCGTGACTCCCTGGACCTGCTGCGCGCCACGATCGAGGGCCGCTATCCCCCGCCCCGCTCCGTCCCGCACTCCGAGGCGTAG
- a CDS encoding DUF397 domain-containing protein, with amino-acid sequence MPGIRNGVRASSLDACWIKSRHSNAEGNCVEVAPLSDGGVAMRNSRDPDGPALVYTAAELAAFLAGARDGEFDHLVRVLRSPAPER; translated from the coding sequence GTGCCAGGAATACGGAACGGAGTGCGGGCGAGTTCCTTGGACGCCTGCTGGATCAAGAGCCGGCACAGCAACGCCGAGGGCAACTGCGTCGAGGTGGCCCCGCTGAGCGACGGCGGCGTCGCGATGCGCAACTCCCGCGATCCCGACGGGCCCGCGCTGGTCTACACGGCCGCGGAGCTGGCGGCATTCCTGGCCGGGGCGAGGGACGGCGAGTTCGACCACCTGGTCCGAGTGCTCCGGAGCCCGGCGCCGGAACGGTGA
- a CDS encoding SpoIIE family protein phosphatase, translating to MGRSQARSPQRPSTGASTGRQRRGGDGSRWPPPAWLRPVLSVRSVAGQVFILHVVIVLLLVVSAVIALVLQVRHDSTQEARSRSLAVAETLAHAPGIVAALRSPDPTLLLQPRAETIRKQAKVDFVVVMNTEGIRYTHPEKDRIGKKFVGTLRPALAGRPVTEEITGTIGPLVQAVVPVDNSDGVVVGLVSAGITTEHVGGAVDDQLPLVLAAGGAALVLATAGAALISRRLLRQTHGLGPHEMTRMYEHHDAVLHAVREGVIILAGDGTLLLANDEAHRLLGLPEDAEGRHVLDLPLAPGTADLLSSGRVATDEVHRVGGRLLAVNQRSTDRAGGPPGSVATVRDSTELRALSGRAEAARERLDMLYDAGVGIGTSLDITRTAEELTELVVPRFADFTTVDLFETVLAGGQPDGAGSAHRTAMAGIREDAPLYPVGTRTRFVESSPQGRSLTAGRPLVEPRLSEAPGWRTQDTERSGQVLEYGIHSLITVPLRAGSLLLGVVSFWRSEKPEPFDEDELALAEELVARAAVAIDNARRYTREHSMAVTLQRSLLPRSLPEQSALDIAYRYLPAQAGVGGDWFDVLPLSGARVALVVGDVVGHGLHAAATMGRLRTAVHNFSSLDLPPDELLGLLDELVGRIDSDETEDEHSAPVTGATCLYAVYDPVTRKCEVARAGHPPPALIHPDGTVEFVDVPAGPPLGLGGLPFETAELEPAEGSRLVLYTDGLVEDREHDIDVGLELLREALSRAGDSPEDTCRAVLESRSPVRARDDIALLVARTRGLAADRIAQWPVPSEPAAVAEVRAAVARKLAEWGLEDLSFSTELILSELVTNAIRYGGGPIEVRMLRDRHLICEVFDGSSTSPHLRYATMTDEGGRGLFLVAQLAERWGTRYLPAGKVIWAEQTLP from the coding sequence ATGGGTCGATCCCAGGCCCGGTCGCCCCAGCGGCCCAGCACCGGGGCCTCCACAGGTCGGCAACGGCGGGGAGGCGACGGTTCGCGGTGGCCCCCACCGGCGTGGCTCCGGCCGGTGCTGAGCGTACGCAGCGTCGCAGGGCAGGTGTTCATCCTGCATGTCGTGATCGTGCTGCTGCTGGTCGTGTCGGCCGTGATCGCGCTGGTGCTGCAGGTGCGGCACGACAGCACCCAGGAGGCCCGCAGCCGTTCGCTCGCCGTCGCGGAGACGCTCGCCCACGCGCCCGGCATCGTCGCGGCACTCAGGTCCCCCGATCCCACTCTCCTGCTCCAGCCGCGCGCGGAAACCATCCGCAAGCAGGCGAAGGTCGACTTCGTCGTCGTCATGAACACCGAGGGCATCCGCTACACCCACCCCGAGAAGGACCGTATCGGCAAGAAGTTCGTCGGCACCCTGCGGCCCGCACTGGCCGGGCGGCCGGTCACCGAGGAGATCACGGGCACCATCGGTCCCCTCGTCCAGGCCGTGGTGCCGGTGGACAACTCCGACGGCGTCGTCGTGGGCCTGGTCTCGGCGGGGATCACGACCGAGCACGTCGGGGGCGCCGTCGACGACCAGTTGCCGCTGGTACTGGCCGCCGGGGGCGCCGCACTCGTGCTGGCCACCGCGGGCGCGGCCCTGATCAGCAGACGCCTGCTGCGGCAGACCCACGGACTGGGTCCGCACGAGATGACCCGGATGTACGAGCATCACGACGCGGTGCTGCACGCGGTGCGGGAAGGCGTGATCATCCTCGCCGGTGACGGCACCCTGCTGCTCGCCAACGACGAGGCGCACCGGCTGCTCGGCCTGCCCGAGGACGCGGAGGGCCGCCATGTGCTCGACCTCCCCCTCGCCCCCGGCACCGCCGACCTGCTGTCCTCGGGGCGCGTCGCCACGGACGAGGTGCATCGGGTCGGCGGCCGGCTGCTGGCCGTCAACCAGCGGTCCACCGACCGTGCCGGGGGCCCACCCGGCAGCGTCGCCACGGTCCGCGACTCCACCGAACTGCGTGCGCTGTCCGGCCGCGCCGAGGCGGCGCGGGAGCGGCTCGACATGCTCTATGACGCCGGTGTGGGCATCGGGACCAGCCTGGACATCACCCGCACCGCCGAGGAGCTGACGGAACTCGTCGTACCGCGGTTCGCGGACTTCACCACGGTGGACCTCTTCGAGACGGTGCTGGCCGGCGGTCAGCCGGACGGGGCGGGCTCGGCGCACCGCACGGCGATGGCCGGCATCCGCGAGGACGCCCCGCTGTACCCGGTGGGCACCCGGACCCGGTTCGTCGAGTCGTCCCCGCAGGGCCGCAGCCTCACCGCCGGCCGGCCGCTCGTCGAGCCCCGGCTGAGCGAGGCCCCGGGGTGGCGGACGCAGGACACGGAGCGCTCCGGGCAGGTCCTGGAGTACGGCATCCACTCGCTGATCACCGTGCCGCTGCGGGCCGGTTCCCTGCTGCTGGGCGTGGTCAGCTTCTGGCGTTCCGAGAAGCCCGAGCCGTTCGACGAGGACGAGCTGGCCCTGGCGGAGGAACTGGTCGCACGGGCCGCGGTGGCCATCGACAACGCCCGCCGCTACACGCGTGAGCACAGCATGGCGGTCACGCTCCAGCGCAGCCTGCTGCCCCGCAGCCTGCCCGAGCAGAGCGCCCTGGACATCGCCTACCGCTATCTGCCCGCCCAGGCCGGGGTGGGCGGTGACTGGTTCGACGTCCTGCCGCTGTCCGGGGCACGGGTCGCGCTGGTGGTCGGCGATGTCGTCGGGCACGGACTGCACGCCGCGGCCACCATGGGGCGACTGCGCACGGCGGTGCACAACTTCTCCTCGCTCGACCTGCCGCCCGACGAGCTGCTGGGCCTGCTGGACGAGTTGGTCGGCCGCATCGACTCGGACGAGACGGAGGACGAGCACAGCGCCCCGGTGACCGGGGCCACCTGTCTGTACGCCGTCTACGACCCGGTGACCCGGAAGTGCGAGGTCGCCCGCGCGGGCCATCCGCCGCCCGCGCTGATCCACCCGGACGGCACCGTGGAGTTCGTGGACGTGCCCGCCGGCCCGCCCCTGGGGCTGGGCGGGCTGCCGTTCGAGACGGCCGAGCTGGAGCCGGCGGAGGGCAGCCGTCTCGTCCTGTACACCGACGGGCTGGTCGAGGACCGGGAACACGACATCGACGTCGGTCTGGAGCTGCTGCGCGAGGCGCTGTCGCGGGCCGGGGACTCTCCCGAGGACACCTGCCGGGCCGTGCTGGAGTCCCGGAGCCCGGTCAGGGCACGGGACGACATCGCCCTGCTGGTGGCCCGCACCCGGGGGCTCGCCGCGGACCGGATCGCCCAGTGGCCGGTGCCCTCCGAACCGGCGGCCGTCGCCGAGGTGCGTGCCGCGGTCGCCCGGAAGCTGGCCGAGTGGGGACTGGAGGACCTCTCCTTCAGCACGGAGCTGATCCTGAGCGAGCTGGTCACCAACGCGATCCGGTACGGCGGCGGTCCCATCGAGGTGCGGATGCTGCGGGACCGCCATCTGATCTGCGAGGTCTTCGACGGCAGCAGCACCTCGCCGCATCTGCGGTACGCGACCATGACCGACGAGGGCGGGCGCGGCCTGTTCCTGGTGGCGCAGCTGGCGGAGCGCTGGGGCACCCGCTACCTACCGGCCGGTAAGGTCATCTGGGCGGAGCAGACCCTCCCGTGA
- a CDS encoding FAD-dependent oxidoreductase: protein MPRPLRVAVVGSGPAGIYAADALLKSDVAAEPGVSIDIFERMPAPFGLIRYGVAPDHPRIKGIITALHQVLDKPQIRLFGNVDYGTDIHLDDLRAFYDAVIFATGATADRAMSVPGIDLDGSYGAADFVSWYDGHPDVPRTWPLEAEKVAVLGVGNVALDVARILAKTADELLPTEIPPNVHEGLKANRAREIHVFGRRGPAQAKFSPMELRELDHSPSIEVIVDPEDIDYDEGSIATRRGNKQADMVAKTLEKWAIRDTGDRPHKLFLHFFESPSEILGEDGKVVGLRTERTELDGTGGVKGTGEFKDWDVSAVYRAVGYLSDKLPKLPWDLDSGTVPDQGGRVMQENGEHLASTYVTGWIRRGPVGLIGHTKGDANETVANLLDDFANGRLSAPDSPAPEAVDTFLAERAVRYTTWDGWHRLDAAEKALGEPQGRERVKLVEREDMLRESGA from the coding sequence ATGCCCCGCCCCCTGCGGGTAGCCGTCGTAGGATCCGGCCCCGCCGGGATCTACGCCGCCGACGCCCTGCTCAAGTCCGACGTCGCCGCCGAACCGGGCGTCTCCATCGACATCTTCGAGCGCATGCCGGCGCCGTTCGGTCTGATCCGGTACGGCGTCGCTCCCGACCACCCGCGGATCAAGGGCATCATCACGGCCCTGCACCAGGTGCTCGACAAGCCGCAGATCCGGTTGTTCGGCAATGTGGACTACGGCACGGACATCCATCTCGACGACCTGCGCGCGTTCTACGACGCTGTGATCTTCGCCACCGGCGCGACCGCCGACCGGGCGATGTCCGTCCCGGGGATCGACCTCGACGGCTCGTACGGCGCGGCCGACTTCGTCTCCTGGTACGACGGCCACCCGGACGTGCCGCGCACCTGGCCGCTCGAGGCGGAGAAGGTCGCCGTGCTCGGCGTCGGCAACGTCGCCCTCGACGTCGCCCGCATCCTGGCCAAGACGGCGGACGAACTGCTGCCGACGGAGATCCCGCCGAACGTCCACGAGGGACTGAAGGCCAACAGGGCGCGGGAGATCCACGTCTTCGGCCGCCGCGGCCCGGCGCAGGCGAAGTTCAGCCCGATGGAGCTGAGGGAGCTGGACCACTCCCCCAGCATCGAGGTGATCGTCGACCCCGAGGACATCGACTACGACGAGGGCTCGATCGCGACCCGGCGCGGCAACAAGCAGGCCGACATGGTCGCCAAGACCCTGGAGAAGTGGGCGATCCGCGACACCGGCGACCGTCCGCACAAGCTGTTCCTGCACTTCTTCGAGTCGCCGTCCGAGATCCTCGGCGAGGACGGCAAGGTGGTCGGCCTGCGCACCGAGCGCACGGAGCTGGACGGCACCGGCGGCGTCAAGGGCACCGGCGAGTTCAAGGACTGGGACGTCAGCGCGGTCTACCGCGCGGTGGGCTACCTGTCCGACAAGCTCCCCAAGCTGCCCTGGGACCTCGACTCCGGCACCGTCCCGGACCAGGGCGGCCGGGTCATGCAGGAGAACGGCGAGCACCTGGCGTCCACCTACGTCACCGGGTGGATCCGCCGCGGCCCGGTGGGCCTGATCGGCCACACCAAGGGCGACGCCAACGAGACGGTGGCGAACCTGCTGGACGACTTCGCCAACGGCCGGCTGTCGGCCCCGGACTCGCCCGCCCCGGAGGCCGTGGACACGTTCCTCGCCGAGCGCGCCGTCCGCTACACCACCTGGGACGGCTGGCACCGGCTGGACGCCGCGGAGAAGGCGCTGGGCGAGCCGCAGGGACGCGAGCGGGTGAAGCTCGTGGAGCGTGAGGACATGCTGCGGGAGAGCGGCGCGTGA
- a CDS encoding glycoside hydrolase family 65 protein → MTGWTWEYEGYDAAEARLRESLCTLGNGYFATRGALPECTADEVHYPGTYTAGCYDRLTSEVAGRQVENEDLVNLPNWLPLRFRLPGGPWLTPDTATVLDHHETLRMASGLLERLTRYDLGGGRVLRVRQERLVHMADPHLAALRTEFTGEQHSGALEVEAALDGGVTNVGVARYRDLDGRHLTQVHSGSSAPDTVWLRCRTRTSDILIAFASRLLSEAPTAIRREDRRAVQSTRLHLTPGHTATVDKIVALHTSRDPAISDPLHAAVDRVGRVPAYDELLESHRTAWGQLWRRGELDVPGEAGGILRLHLFHVLQTLSPHTADLDVGVPARGLHGEAYRGHVFWDELFVLPYLNLHFPEVSRALLHYRHRRLGRALTAARDAGRRGAMFPWQSGSDGREEAQQLHLNPRSGRWVPDHSHLQHHVGSAIAYNVWQYCEASGDTEFLHTKGAELLLQISRFWADAATWDPLLGRHRIKGVVGPDEYHDAYPDAAEPGLDDNAYTNVTAAWVLAHTLDVLRDLPEPRRRELDERTGLDGSELEKWEEVSRTLHVPFHDGVISQFEGYGKLAELDWQDYRRRYDDIRRLDRILEAEGDSVNRYRASKQADVLMLGYLFAPAELQGLFRRLGHELDEATWRLTVDHYLHRTSHGSTLSGLVHGWVLARERRAEAWTFCQEALRGDIADVQGGTTGEGIHLGAMAGTLDLVQRGLPGLETRGGDLRLDPVPLPELSSYGFTLRYHGHWGVRLRLERGLLEIAVPASGPGPVDVRLPDRTARLHPGETGRLPLTE, encoded by the coding sequence GTGACGGGCTGGACCTGGGAGTACGAGGGGTACGACGCCGCCGAGGCGCGCCTGCGGGAGTCACTGTGCACGCTCGGCAACGGCTACTTCGCCACCCGGGGAGCGCTGCCGGAGTGCACCGCCGACGAGGTGCACTACCCGGGCACCTACACGGCCGGCTGCTACGACCGGCTCACCTCGGAGGTCGCCGGGCGGCAGGTGGAGAACGAGGACCTCGTCAACCTCCCCAACTGGCTGCCGCTGCGCTTCCGGCTGCCCGGCGGCCCCTGGCTCACCCCCGACACCGCGACCGTGCTCGACCACCACGAGACCCTGCGGATGGCCTCGGGGCTGCTGGAGCGCCTGACCCGGTACGACCTGGGCGGCGGCCGGGTGCTGAGGGTGCGCCAGGAACGGCTGGTGCACATGGCGGACCCTCATCTGGCCGCGCTGCGCACCGAGTTCACGGGGGAGCAGCACTCCGGCGCCCTCGAGGTCGAGGCGGCGCTCGACGGCGGCGTCACCAACGTGGGAGTGGCACGCTACCGGGACCTGGACGGCCGGCATCTGACCCAGGTGCACAGCGGCAGCTCGGCGCCGGACACGGTGTGGCTGCGCTGTCGCACCCGTACCTCGGACATCCTGATCGCCTTCGCCTCCCGGCTGCTGTCCGAGGCGCCCACCGCGATCCGCAGGGAGGACCGGCGTGCCGTCCAGTCGACCCGTCTGCACCTGACCCCGGGCCACACCGCGACCGTGGACAAGATCGTCGCCCTGCACACCTCGCGCGATCCGGCCATCAGCGACCCCTTGCACGCCGCCGTCGACCGGGTGGGCCGTGTCCCCGCCTACGACGAACTGCTGGAGTCCCACCGGACGGCCTGGGGCCAGCTGTGGCGCCGGGGCGAACTGGACGTCCCCGGTGAGGCCGGCGGCATTCTGCGTCTGCATCTCTTCCATGTGCTCCAGACCCTCTCCCCGCACACCGCCGACCTGGACGTCGGGGTGCCGGCCAGGGGGCTGCACGGCGAGGCCTACCGCGGACACGTCTTCTGGGACGAGCTGTTCGTGCTGCCCTACCTCAACCTGCACTTCCCCGAGGTCTCCCGCGCCCTGCTGCACTACCGGCACCGCCGGCTGGGCCGGGCCCTGACCGCCGCCCGGGACGCCGGACGCAGGGGAGCGATGTTCCCCTGGCAGAGCGGCAGCGACGGCCGGGAGGAGGCCCAGCAGCTCCACCTCAACCCGCGGTCGGGCCGCTGGGTGCCCGACCACTCCCACCTCCAGCACCATGTGGGCTCGGCGATCGCGTACAACGTGTGGCAGTACTGCGAGGCCAGCGGCGACACGGAGTTCCTGCACACCAAGGGCGCCGAACTGCTGCTGCAGATCTCCCGCTTCTGGGCGGACGCCGCCACCTGGGACCCGCTGCTGGGCCGGCACCGGATCAAGGGTGTGGTCGGCCCCGACGAGTACCACGACGCCTACCCCGACGCGGCCGAGCCCGGACTGGACGACAACGCGTACACGAACGTGACCGCCGCCTGGGTGCTCGCCCACACCCTCGACGTGCTGCGCGACCTGCCCGAGCCGCGCCGGCGGGAACTCGACGAACGCACGGGCCTGGACGGAAGCGAACTCGAGAAGTGGGAGGAGGTCTCCCGCACCCTGCACGTGCCCTTCCACGACGGTGTCATCAGCCAGTTCGAGGGGTACGGAAAGCTCGCCGAGCTCGACTGGCAGGACTACCGGCGGCGTTACGACGACATCCGGCGGCTGGACCGGATCCTGGAGGCCGAGGGCGACAGCGTCAACCGCTACCGGGCCTCGAAGCAGGCGGACGTCCTGATGCTCGGCTATCTGTTCGCCCCGGCCGAACTACAGGGCCTGTTCCGCCGGTTGGGGCATGAGTTGGACGAGGCGACCTGGCGGCTCACGGTGGACCACTACCTGCACCGCACCAGCCACGGCTCCACCCTCAGCGGCCTCGTCCACGGCTGGGTGCTGGCCCGGGAGCGGCGCGCCGAGGCCTGGACGTTCTGCCAGGAGGCACTGCGCGGGGACATCGCCGACGTCCAGGGCGGCACCACCGGCGAGGGCATCCACCTCGGCGCCATGGCCGGCACCCTCGACCTGGTCCAGCGCGGACTGCCCGGGCTGGAGACCCGGGGCGGCGACCTGCGGCTGGACCCGGTGCCCCTGCCGGAGCTGTCCTCCTACGGCTTCACCCTGCGCTACCACGGCCACTGGGGTGTCCGGCTGAGGCTGGAACGCGGCCTGTTGGAGATCGCCGTACCGGCCTCCGGCCCCGGCCCGGTCGACGTGCGCCTCCCGGACCGCACGGCCCGCCTCCACCCGGGGGAGACGGGCCGCCTGCCGCTCACGGAGTGA